One region of Eupeodes corollae chromosome 1, idEupCoro1.1, whole genome shotgun sequence genomic DNA includes:
- the LOC129938774 gene encoding SRA stem-loop-interacting RNA-binding protein, mitochondrial: protein MSQASFLRNSYKLFVGNLPWTVGSRELQLYFSKFGNVANASVIFDKNNGFSKSYGFVVFSTRDAFNSASNHTHHLLDGRVLRVQEASN, encoded by the coding sequence ATGTCTCAGGCGTCATTTCTTCGCAATTCTTATAAACTCTTTGTTGGAAACCTACCATGGACCGTGGGAAGCCGGGAGCTGCAATTGTACTTCTCGAAATTTGGAAATGTTGCAAATGCATCAGTTATATTCGATAAAAACAACGGATTCTCGAAGAGCTAtggttttgttgtattttcaacGCGCGATGCATTCAATAGCGCTTCCAATCATACCCACCATTTATTGGATGGAAGAGTACTAAGAGTTCAAGAAGCAAGCAAttaa
- the LOC129938773 gene encoding histone-arginine methyltransferase METTL23 produces the protein MTSGRLQMTDGSATEHLKKFVFTNVTQPNHQGIPPEKSLEILIPELLQSGYSFYTWPCAPILAWFLWERRHSLVGKRVLELGAGTALPGILAAKCGAQVILSDNCILPKSLAHIRRACLANNLVPGQSIDVIGLSWGLLLNSVFNLGSLDLIIAADCYYDPSVFEDIVVTVSFLLDRNPEAKFIFTYQERSADWSIEALLKKWNLHAAQINIDDIGKYSGVDLIELMGGHTIHLVEVSK, from the exons ATGACATCAGGTCGTTTACAAATGACTGATGGATCAGCAACAGAACATTTGAAGAAATTCGTCTTCACAAACGTTACTCAACCAAACCATCAAGGGATACCGCCAGAAAAGTCGCTTGAAATACTTATCCCCGAG CTCTTGCAATCCGGCTACTCATTTTACACTTGGCCTTGTGCACCAATACTCGCTTGGTTTTTGTGGGAAAGACGTCATTCTTTGGTTGGAAAACGAGTTTTAGAACTTGGAGCAGGCACAGCCCTGCCTGGTATACTAGCCGCAAAGTGTGGTGCGCAGGTTATTCTAAGTGATAATTGTATCCTACCCAAATCTCTGGCACATATACGCCGAGCTTGTTTAGCAAACAACTTGGTTCCTGGACAAAGTATCGATGTTATTGGTCTCAGTTGGGGTTTACTATTGAACAGTGTATTTAACTTGGGTTCTCTTGATTTAATCATAGCTGCAGATTGTTACTACGATCCAAGTGTATTCGAGGATATTGTTGTAACAGTCTCGTTTTTATTGGACAGAAATCCCGAAGCAAAGTTCATATTTACATATCAAGAGCGTAGTGCGGATTGGTCAATCGAAGCATTGCTAAAAAAGTGGAATTTGCATGCAGCTCAGATAAATATCGACGACATTGGAAAGTATTCTGGTGTAGATTTAATTGAGTTAATGGGCGGCCATACCATCCATTTAGTTGAAGTATCTaagtaa